TTTACAATTTCGACGCGTTTCTACAAGCAAAGCTGGTTCACGTGTGGAGGCCTCTCTGTAACATTCACATTCAATGGAATCTCCTGCAGGCGCGTTAAGAACATAGCGATGCCCAAAGCGCTCATCAAGCGTCTCTATCACATCGATGCTTCAAGCATAACCGCATTGCAAGCTCTAGCTACTGTAAACGGAGAGAGCAGCACAAAGAAGGAAGCTTTCTCCGCTTAATGTGTGGATGAAAAATGGTTGATTCTATAGACAGCGTTCATAAAACCAGCAATATAGGCTGGCTTGTTGACGGTAGAGACCATTACCTCGAGCTACATAGGCAACGTCAGGGATAGCAAACATAGTGCACAAAATCGATTACTGAACTGACAATCAATACTCATTCTCATATTTGATAGATTGTACCGAGAGTTACCGACTTCGACTGATGTTAGCTCGGGTGGTTCTTGGACAAGGACCCGCTTTGGTCTTGTTTTCAGGACGACTGAACTGGATTTTGGATTCGATACTCCCTTGCTTGGAACTGTATGTTCAACGGTTGAGAAAATAGGAGTTGGAACCTGAACCTTGTAATGTAGACTCGTGGTCGCCTCTGCTGTTGTGAGACCTGAACTCAGAGCAGCTTTAGAGTCTAACTCGATTTTAAGCCAATGTCTGTCTCCTAAACATCTTCCAACTCCAGACCTGAAAAGAATGAACACAGCTAACAGCAAAACAATATGCCCAAAGGAAGAAGCAATCTTTATTATCTGTAAAATTATAGTTACAATGAGACAAACCAATAGTCttgagtatatatattttttttttcacatttcCTGCACCACATGTTACTTATGCacagtaaacaaaaaaaaaacaaaatcagggAGCTATTTTACTGGACTTTAGATATTTAAACCTATGGTCAAAGTGTTTAAGGCTTCTTCAGATATTTCTTGGCTTCTGCAGAGAAGCTTCTTGCGATTTCTTTATTGGAGAATGTTAACGGAAGCTCTTCATCAGCATCATCAGTCTCTCCTCTGTCTATCCAGCTATGAGGTCTACTCGAGTCTTTTGGACTATCATCTCCTTCTCTGGATTCCATGGGCGAGTTTGGTTCGTCTGGTAACTCGCGATATAAGTGTTTGATTATGAACAGAGCAGTATCATTATCTCTCCAATAGTTTCTGCACAATATATATTACAGTCGTTTGAGTTCTTCCTTCTAAACGTGGATGTAACGGGTTATCAATGAAGAACTTCACTTACGTATGAGCTCCTATGGCTTGTAGATACGGATGCTTAAAAGTTTTTTCCTGTATCACCCAAAGAGTCAAGTCAATTATTATATGAAACTAGCATGCTTAAGCCAAATCCAATAGAATATTAAAAGGCTACTAATTAGGTGATGATGCATCATGATTTCTTCTACCTGTAGCATGTGATCTATTCGACCATCTCGAGTTCCAGTCAACCTTTCCATCATTAAGGAACCATAGGACCTTCCATCCTTTTCGTCATCGGTTTCTTCAGTCTCTGTTCAAGGAACATTAGAAAGTAGATGGATGGATTCATCAACTGTGGAGATGCCATTTGGAGCCATCATATGGGAGTGAAAAAAAGAGCAAATCTAACTTTTACCTTCTAGTTCATCCGAGCTTTTGGATTGGCAAATAGTGAGAACTCTTGTCTGCATGACAATTAAAGATGAGGCTTGTGTATGTTGAATcgcaaaagataaaaaaaaactaagtagAAGTCTGGGAACACACACCCTTACTGAAGCAaaatgattcattaatctctgTGAACGCTCCGCAAAATCCTCTTTGAAATCCTATAGAACATTGCAGCAAACAAAATTAGAAGAAGCAGGAAACAGGAACACTAAACCATAAGATTTTAATTACCTGTAATCCAATATGCAACCGCTTGCCACCTCTGTGGTAAGGAACAAGAACAGGTCGTTTGGGAAGGTACTCTTTGCACACAAGTGGCTCCACTCTGCACGCATGAAACACAATAGCGTAATATAGGGAGAGACCATAAACTAGCTAGAATACTTTTTTATTCCTATGAAGACAAACCTATACGCAACAGGATCATAGGGGTGAAAAATGTTGAACATTCGACGACAAGCTGGCATCTCTTCAATAACATTTCCCTCTTCCCAGTAATCTTTTCCCTTACCTAAGACATGTTAAACagcttttacattttaaaaaaggAGACTTTATAATTCGATAGCAGAGCAAAAAAAGTACAAGAAAACTCTACTCAACAAGTATTACCTATCCCAAGACGTATATTTCTAAGGGCAAGGAAGACTCCAAGAGGAGACCCAACTGCAAAGAAAGTGTCAACCTGAGCAGGATATACAGTTAAAAGTTAGGCCGAAACTTTTTGCATTGTGGTTCGAATgagatacaaaaaatattaattatacgaTCGCAGACCTTGAACTCGAGCTTTCGGTATTTGATATAAGGAGTAAAGCTAGAAGGTGCAGTGGCATCTTTAGTTGGCGCCTTCTCGTTGATGTGCTGTTCAGGTATCAAAGATGTCTTGGTTTTTTCTGTTGATAACACCATTTCATATCGTACCAAACAGGACTTGAAATATTGGTAAGATAAAAGAAAATCGAGGTTCAGAAATAATACCATCGGTTATTCTGGCATTTTCTGATTGCAGTTGCGCTACTTTTGACCTCAATGATTTAACCTGCGAATAAAATCATTCCACCGATACGCAAACAAACTGATCAACAACTTCAACAGAAAAACACAAACCTAAGGAAGTATGAGATGCTGTGAACACGAATGTTGAAAGCTTGCAAGAATATAAACTAGGTAATCTGAACTAAAAAGTTGGATGTGTCGATGTTTACCTCTTCCCGTAATAACTTGATCATCTCGTCGTTATTggaattttcacattttttctcCCATGATTGTTCTGGAGAACAGGATGAAGAATCAGGCGTTCTACAGTCAGCTCCATCTGGTCCATCCTGTGAGGAAATAGCACTACTAGAATCATCATGATGATCATCTTCCTGGCTCTCTCTTTTTCCCAAACCCACGATGTCCACTACAGAATCAGAGACCAACGAAGGACCTTCTTGAATGACATCTTGATGCTCCAACAACGTTGTTTTTTTATCCATCATGTCATTATCTTCACCTGTGATTTCCTCGGTGTTATTCAACTGGTTAGATATCTCTGGCTCAATTTTTGATGATTGATGCGAACTACAAGGTTCATCAGCGCTAGCTTGAACTGGAGGAGATTCTTCATCTGGAAAGAATTTCTTGTATACTGCATCCATTGGAAATGGGGATGACAAATTGTGCTGATGACATAAGATGTCATAGGAGAGAACACTCCCCAGAGAATGTCCATATATGGAAATCTGTATAATAATGTCCATGAACAGAACacgagttttttttaatttaatggaAGCTTACACTAGTCACAGATTGATGAAATGCAATAGACTTATAACCAGATAGGCACCTTTCCATCATAATCCGGGTTTCTCTTTATAAATTTCAGATAC
The sequence above is drawn from the Brassica napus cultivar Da-Ae chromosome A8, Da-Ae, whole genome shotgun sequence genome and encodes:
- the LOC106401250 gene encoding phospholipase SGR2, translating into MEDTERTPAVNTTSPDLLKNTPSNIARLEDVIEQCRGRQKYLAQTTSPSDGSDVRWYFCKVPLAEHELAASVPGTDVVGKSEYFRFGMRDSLAIEASFLQREDELLSLWWKEYAECSQGPIPQLNPKNKSNKQPTETLSEASSVSSTLYAVEEERVGVPVKGGLYEVDLVRRHCFPVYWNGDNRRVLRGHWFALKGGLDWLPIPETVAEQLEVSYRNKVWHRRRFQPSGLFAARVDLQGSSLGLHALFTGEDNTWEAWLNVDPSGFSGIVGYTGNGIKLRRGYAGSYSPKPTQEELRQQKEEEMDDYCSQVPVRHLVFMVHGIGQKGEKSNLVDDVGNFRQITAGLGERHLTSHQLGTQRVLFIPCQWRKGLKLSGEAAVDKCTLDGVRRLREMLSATVHDVLYYMSPIYCQAIIDSVSNQLNKLYLKFIKRNPDYDGKISIYGHSLGSVLSYDILCHQHNLSSPFPMDAVYKKFFPDEESPPVQASADEPCSSHQSSKIEPEISNQLNNTEEITGEDNDMMDKKTTLLEHQDVIQEGPSLVSDSVVDIVGLGKRESQEDDHHDDSSSAISSQDGPDGADCRTPDSSSCSPEQSWEKKCENSNNDEMIKLLREEVKSLRSKVAQLQSENARITDEKTKTSLIPEQHINEKAPTKDATAPSSFTPYIKYRKLEFKVDTFFAVGSPLGVFLALRNIRLGIGKGKDYWEEGNVIEEMPACRRMFNIFHPYDPVAYRVEPLVCKEYLPKRPVLVPYHRGGKRLHIGLQDFKEDFAERSQRLMNHFASVRTRVLTICQSKSSDELEETEETDDEKDGRSYGSLMMERLTGTRDGRIDHMLQEKTFKHPYLQAIGAHTNYWRDNDTALFIIKHLYRELPDEPNSPMESREGDDSPKDSSRPHSWIDRGETDDADEELPLTFSNKEIARSFSAEAKKYLKKP